The Mixta hanseatica genome includes a region encoding these proteins:
- a CDS encoding metal-dependent hydrolase — MTAEGHVIFAIASAIFAKRAELTPELANGDWWHIIPAVLLTCLLPDIDHPRSTLGQRFRWISQPIARAFGHRGFTHSLLAVLGGVTLLQFNLPHGSPLPSDAMHGMVLGYLSHIAADMLTPAGVPLLWPCRWRFRLPILNTKSGNQLERLFCLALVAGALWFPPGMPHFGADGWPARIMNNVQMGIDRLLN, encoded by the coding sequence ATGACGGCCGAAGGCCACGTTATTTTCGCCATTGCCAGCGCTATTTTTGCCAAGCGCGCTGAGCTAACGCCAGAGCTGGCAAACGGCGACTGGTGGCACATTATTCCGGCGGTGCTGTTGACCTGCCTGCTGCCCGATATCGATCATCCGCGCTCTACGCTTGGCCAGCGCTTTCGCTGGATTTCGCAGCCTATCGCTCGGGCATTCGGCCATCGCGGCTTTACCCACAGTTTGCTGGCGGTGCTGGGCGGCGTAACGCTGCTGCAGTTTAATCTGCCGCACGGCTCCCCATTACCCAGCGATGCCATGCACGGCATGGTATTAGGCTATCTCAGCCATATTGCAGCGGATATGCTCACGCCGGCCGGGGTGCCGCTGTTGTGGCCGTGCCGCTGGCGTTTTCGACTGCCGATATTAAATACCAAATCGGGCAATCAGCTGGAGCGGTTGTTCTGTCTGGCGCTGGTCGCTGGGGCGCTCTGGTTCCCGCCCGGCATGCCCCATTTTGGCGCTGACGGCTGGCCGGCGCGCATTATGAATAATGTACAGATGGGCATTGATCGTCTGCTTAACTGA